A region of Streptomyces sp. TG1A-60 DNA encodes the following proteins:
- a CDS encoding M1 family metallopeptidase, with translation MPLTPRPRSRRVQAALLACAVSVCLIAASVPSPAVPLGVGDRLFPHLGNPGYDVGSYDLAFTYSGGNREPLTAVTTIDARTTSRLERLNLDFTHGKVRSVEVDGEPAAFTKAGEDLVITPRTPLPEGSRTRVTVRHTSDPVYTGDREGGWLQTADGLAMANQADAAHLVFPCNDHPSDKAMFTVRVTVPDGYTAVSNGLATGTDRAPGATTWTYRSEHPMATELAQISIGRSAVLHRAGPNGLPVRDVVPAKDRDKLEPWLKKTPAQIEWMEEKVGRYPFETYGLLIAEARTGFELETQTLSLFERDLFVRPEYPTWYVESIMVHELAHQWFGNSVSPRTWSDLWLNEGHATWYEALYAEETAGRPLEARMKAAYGASDRWRAAGGPPGTPKKPEDGRKIGIFRANVYDGAALVLYALREEIGGPAFARLQRAWVHIHRDGVASTADFQELASRIAGRDLGGFFHAWLYEVKTPPMPGHPDWKSAPVEASAKR, from the coding sequence ATGCCGCTCACCCCACGCCCCAGGAGCCGCCGCGTCCAGGCGGCGCTGCTCGCCTGCGCCGTCTCCGTCTGCCTGATCGCCGCGAGCGTCCCCTCACCCGCCGTACCGCTCGGTGTCGGCGACCGGCTCTTCCCGCACCTCGGCAACCCGGGGTACGACGTCGGGTCGTACGACCTCGCCTTCACCTATTCCGGCGGCAACCGCGAGCCGCTCACGGCCGTCACCACGATCGACGCGCGCACGACCTCCCGTCTGGAACGCCTCAACCTCGACTTCACGCACGGGAAGGTGCGTTCCGTCGAGGTCGACGGGGAGCCCGCCGCCTTCACGAAGGCGGGCGAGGACCTGGTGATCACACCCCGGACGCCGCTCCCCGAGGGCAGCCGGACGCGCGTCACCGTGCGGCACACCAGCGACCCCGTGTACACCGGCGACAGGGAGGGCGGCTGGCTGCAGACCGCCGACGGGCTCGCGATGGCCAACCAGGCGGACGCGGCGCACCTGGTCTTCCCCTGCAACGACCACCCCTCCGACAAGGCGATGTTCACCGTCCGCGTCACCGTGCCCGACGGTTACACGGCCGTCTCCAACGGTCTCGCCACCGGGACGGACCGCGCCCCCGGGGCCACCACCTGGACGTACCGTTCCGAGCACCCCATGGCCACCGAGCTGGCCCAGATCTCCATCGGCCGCTCCGCCGTCCTGCACCGCGCCGGCCCGAACGGCCTGCCCGTCCGCGACGTGGTCCCGGCGAAGGACCGCGACAAGCTCGAACCATGGCTCAAGAAGACCCCCGCCCAGATCGAGTGGATGGAAGAGAAGGTCGGCCGGTACCCCTTCGAGACGTACGGCTTGCTGATCGCCGAAGCGCGGACCGGCTTCGAGCTGGAGACGCAGACCCTCTCCCTCTTCGAGAGAGACCTGTTCGTCCGGCCCGAGTACCCCACGTGGTACGTCGAGTCGATCATGGTCCATGAGCTGGCCCACCAGTGGTTCGGCAACAGCGTCAGCCCCCGCACCTGGTCCGACCTGTGGCTGAACGAAGGACACGCCACCTGGTACGAGGCCCTCTACGCGGAGGAGACCGCCGGCCGGCCCCTGGAGGCACGCATGAAGGCCGCCTACGGAGCCTCCGACCGCTGGCGCGCCGCCGGAGGGCCGCCGGGGACACCGAAGAAGCCCGAGGACGGCCGGAAGATCGGCATCTTCCGGGCGAACGTCTACGACGGCGCCGCGCTCGTCCTCTACGCGCTGCGCGAGGAGATCGGCGGCCCCGCCTTCGCGCGACTGCAACGCGCCTGGGTGCACATCCACCGCGACGGCGTAGCCTCGACCGCCGACTTCCAGGAACTCGCCTCCCGGATCGCCGGACGCGATCTCGGCGGGTTCTTCCACGCCTGGCTGTACGAGGTGAAGACACCGCCGATGCCGGGGCACCCGGACTGGAAGTCGGCCCCGGTGGAGGCGTCTGCGAAGCGGTAG